In Treponema denticola, one genomic interval encodes:
- a CDS encoding type IA DNA topoisomerase, translated as MNSLILCEKPSVAKSFASALSVPWNNGFYANHEYIITNCVGHLFELFMPEDYNENLKKWTLETLPIIPDSFKYKKNNNTKDQANLVLKLLKENKTAKIIIATDAGREGELIARITLLQAGFTSIDNIYRFWESAALTPEVITLGLKNAKPLKDYNVLGNQGYARQQADWLIGINFSRLISVLSNTLLPVGRVQTAVLNEIYKRELEIKNFIPKEFFEYVAELASSEANLKAKKYVIENEKLSTHFFKNDIDLSGCIGKKAQIKNIESNQKKENPEKLFNLTALQKEAFKCFGISPDKTLNIAQKLYEEYKCLSYPRTPSRVLSESNVDFAKEIYEKLKQVRLDYTKNIDLSLFEKSNTHVFDDTKLEDHHALVPLTDIPHSASEIEKGVFEIIVKQFFAVFSKPYIYESKTVYFNIAGHDFIARGKKIIQKGWKELASSEANLEEDENSFENVNFENLICKDVQKVKKLTKPKAPYKFDSLLAFMENPKNESENKKLIGLGTEATRGEIIKSLIDRDYIKEVKKNLTVQSKGIFLIEQINKNTDLLPLIDISQTTQWEEKMMDNPGVFLKSIKDFVFNVCKNKKNIDSFKKEMIGKCPSCGKDILEGKKNYYCSGYKEGCKFMLWKDITGAKLSVKDVKALLVGKNTDIKTCKNKDGKSFKCSFALDTENKIKFIFEKKRGI; from the coding sequence ATGAATTCTTTAATACTTTGTGAAAAACCATCGGTCGCAAAATCTTTTGCTTCAGCTTTATCGGTTCCGTGGAATAACGGCTTTTATGCAAACCATGAGTATATAATTACTAATTGTGTAGGGCATCTATTTGAACTTTTTATGCCCGAAGATTATAATGAGAATTTAAAAAAATGGACGCTTGAAACTCTTCCTATAATCCCCGATTCTTTTAAATATAAAAAAAATAACAACACCAAAGATCAGGCAAATCTTGTTTTAAAACTTTTAAAAGAAAATAAAACGGCTAAAATTATAATAGCAACTGATGCCGGTCGTGAAGGAGAACTTATAGCCCGTATTACTCTTTTACAGGCAGGATTTACCTCTATCGACAATATATATCGATTTTGGGAGTCTGCGGCATTAACTCCTGAAGTTATTACTCTCGGCTTAAAAAATGCAAAGCCTCTTAAAGATTATAATGTTTTAGGTAATCAAGGCTATGCAAGGCAACAAGCTGACTGGCTTATAGGTATCAATTTTTCAAGACTTATATCTGTTCTTTCAAATACTCTTCTTCCGGTAGGCCGGGTTCAGACTGCCGTTTTAAATGAGATTTATAAACGAGAACTTGAAATTAAAAATTTCATTCCTAAAGAGTTTTTTGAATATGTAGCAGAATTAGCCTCAAGTGAGGCTAATTTAAAAGCAAAAAAATATGTTATAGAAAATGAAAAGCTTTCTACTCATTTTTTTAAAAACGATATTGATTTATCAGGTTGTATCGGTAAAAAAGCACAAATTAAAAATATCGAAAGCAATCAAAAAAAGGAAAATCCGGAAAAACTTTTTAATCTTACGGCACTTCAAAAAGAAGCTTTTAAATGTTTTGGTATATCCCCCGACAAAACTTTAAACATTGCTCAAAAACTTTATGAAGAATATAAATGTTTATCATATCCTAGAACGCCAAGCCGTGTATTAAGCGAATCAAATGTTGATTTTGCAAAAGAAATTTACGAAAAACTAAAACAGGTAAGACTTGACTATACTAAAAATATTGATCTATCTTTATTTGAAAAATCTAACACACATGTATTCGATGATACAAAACTTGAAGACCATCACGCTTTAGTCCCCCTTACCGATATACCTCATTCAGCATCAGAAATAGAAAAAGGAGTCTTTGAGATTATTGTTAAACAGTTTTTTGCCGTTTTTTCAAAACCTTATATTTATGAAAGTAAGACGGTATACTTTAATATCGCAGGACATGATTTTATAGCACGAGGAAAAAAGATTATTCAGAAAGGTTGGAAAGAATTAGCCTCAAGTGAGGCTAATTTAGAAGAAGATGAAAACTCTTTTGAAAATGTAAATTTTGAAAATCTTATATGTAAAGATGTACAAAAAGTAAAAAAACTTACAAAACCTAAAGCTCCTTATAAATTTGACTCGTTACTTGCTTTTATGGAAAATCCTAAAAATGAAAGTGAAAATAAAAAACTTATAGGTCTTGGAACGGAAGCAACTAGGGGTGAAATAATTAAAAGTCTTATCGATAGGGATTATATCAAAGAAGTTAAAAAAAATCTTACAGTGCAATCAAAAGGTATTTTTTTGATAGAGCAGATAAATAAAAATACCGATCTTTTGCCTCTTATAGATATATCGCAGACTACTCAATGGGAAGAAAAGATGATGGATAATCCGGGTGTTTTCTTAAAGTCAATTAAAGATTTTGTATTTAATGTGTGTAAAAATAAAAAAAATATTGACTCCTTTAAAAAAGAAATGATAGGAAAATGTCCTTCTTGCGGTAAAGATATTTTAGAAGGTAAAAAAAATTATTATTGCTCAGGATATAAAGAGGGCTGTAAATTCATGCTTTGGAAAGATATTACAGGTGCAAAACTTTCAGTAAAAGATGTTAAAGCTTTACTTGTAGGAAAAAACACGGATATTAAAACTTGTAAAAATAAGGACGGTAAGTCTTTCAAATGTAGTTTCGCTTTAGATACAGAAAATAAAATTAAATTTATATTTGAGAAAAAGAGGGGTATATGA